TTTTCACTGGCATACAGCACTGCTTTACCGTCCCATTTCACATCCGATTTCAGATACAGCTCTTTCCCATTGTAAGAGAAAGGAATATTGAAAAGTTCTGGAAAATCTTTTCGCAGTTTCTCCATTAACTCAATTCCGCCCGGATGTCCGTTGGTTCCAGCAAGTTCCTTGTATTTTTCTAAAACCTTATCATAAAGAGTCGTTGAGTCCGAGATTTCCTCTCCATCATGGTCGTGCCCCTTAATGCTGCAAAAAATACTCAATTTATCACCGTCGTCAAGGATGATTAGATATGCGCCCTTCGCTGGACAGATCCCTGTGTACAGGGCTTTGCCTGAGCCGACATCTGTGTTATTGTGCGCGGCCTGTGAAAACTGCGCCATCGCGTTTTTAAGGTTCTCGTTGAAATTTTTGCCGCTTCCCGTGCTTTCCACGGAGTAGGCGCTCTTTATCGTGCGGCGGTTTGCGGCGCAGACGGCGCGCTGGCTCGCGTCAATCGTTGCGCCCGAACTCAGCATCATCAATCCTGCCAGTATCCCGACCAGCACTACAGCAATCAATACCTCTACAAGCGTAAAGGCCGTTTTTCTTTTGAAATCACCCTTAGTCAGCGTCATTAGAACCCCTCTTTTCAATTGCGCCATACAATGTTCTCGGTTTCTATTTTCATATATTATACCGTAGAAAAGGCCGCGTATTCTCTGCCTATTTCCATGGTGA
This genomic stretch from Cloacibacillus sp. harbors:
- a CDS encoding type II secretion system protein, producing the protein MTLTKGDFKRKTAFTLVEVLIAVVLVGILAGLMMLSSGATIDASQRAVCAANRRTIKSAYSVESTGSGKNFNENLKNAMAQFSQAAHNNTDVGSGKALYTGICPAKGAYLIILDDGDKLSIFCSIKGHDHDGEEISDSTTLYDKVLEKYKELAGTNGHPGGIELMEKLRKDFPELFNIPFSYNGKELYLKSDVKWDGKAVLYASEKTYDNGGNRFTVAYIYDNRNDKWYNVSPAFATSSIDNFDKIYNAIDGNGTITGVDGNTVEFTAAPDFKPF